The following is a genomic window from candidate division WOR-3 bacterium.
AAACCGGAGAATTTAAGTGCTAAGGTCAAATGTTTCCCGCTTATTGGGACTTTAAACTTTCCCATTTTGAATAGCGGCAAATTGTTCAGTGCCGATGACATTTTTGATAATGAGGAGATAGAATGTCTCTATTTGATCGGCGTTAATCTTCCCCCGGGCAAAAGATATAAAAAGGTTATTGTGCAGGATTGCTTCCTTCCAGATTTTGATTTTGATCTATTTTTGCCCGCTGCGACATTTATGGAAATAGAAGGAAGTTTTATTGATTTTTATGGGAAAGAGAAGAAATTAAAGAAGGTTATAGAACCTCCGGGTAATGCCCGGGCGGATGAATGGATAATAAAAAATATAATTGAACGTCTGGATTTTGCGATAACCGGGAAGACCAATAAACCTCGGACGGTGCAGCAAAAAGAAATGTCAGTGGATGCGACTTATCCTTTTTCTCTGGTCGTCCGGGAAAATGTCTTTCGCTACCGGAACAAGGCACTATCAAAAATTTTGACCGGCTTTAAAAAGTTCCGTCAGGATCACTATTTATGGATAAATCCCGCTGATGCCCGGCAGCTGAAGATTGAGAGTGGTAGACCCGTAAAAGTTATAGCCCAGGATTTTACTACCGTGATCGAAATACTGGTGACCGAAGATGTCCCTCCTGGTATTCTGCTTGCGTATTATGACCGAGAAAAAGGATTGATAAGGAACTGTTCAGTGCGGATCGAAAGATTATGATTAAGAAATCAGAAATTCTCTTTAGTACAATCGAGACGAAAAAATGAGAAGACTATGGTTAAGATTTTAAAAAAAGAACTGCTTGTGCCCAATATCCATTTTATGGTATTGGAGTCAGATGTCATTCATCTTAATGCCAAAGCCGGCGAATTTGTTGTGGTCCGTGCCGATGAAAAGGGTGAGAGGATTCCTTTAAATCTTGTAGATTGGGATGAACACAGTATCAGTGTGGTTTTTATGGAAGTGGGAACTTCAACCCGGAAACTGGGTTGTTTACAGCCTGGCGAGATGATTGCAGACCTCGCCGGTCCGTTGGGCAAACCCACGGAGATGGTAACAGATAAAAGAATTTTAGCCCTGGGTGGCTGTTATGGTATTGGTGCTTTATATCCGGTGCTTAGGGCATTTAAAGAAAACGGTAATACCGTTATTACCGCCATTGAAGCCCGGAGTAGTTTCTTACTCTACTGGCAGGAGAAATTAAAAAAATATAGTGACGAACTCTTTGAAATAACCCGAGATGGGACCAAAGGTTTTGTGGGTCATGTGGATAAATTTTTGAACGAATATCTCACAAAAACGAGTGTGGATATGATCTATGCCCAGGGATGCACCTATTTGACCTATTTAGTCTCCCAAACTACGAAACCTATGGGAATAAAGACGGTGGTTGGATTAAATCCCATTATGATCGATGCTACTGGCATGTGTGGTGTATGTCGGGTGATAATCAACGGAGAGACAAAATTTGCCTGTGTTGATGGTCCGGAGTTTGATGGTCATGCCGTGGATTGGGAAAATTTATTGACAAGAAGGCACATTTACATAAACGAAGAAAGACAATCGCTGAGTTTTTATGAATGTGAGAAATACGGTTAAAGGGTAAGGAATCATGCCTGAAAAAATAATACCCAAAAAAACACCGATGCGTGAACAACCGCCGAAAGAGCGGATTAAAAATTTTAATGAAGTTCCTTATGGATATAGTCCAGAAGAGGCGATTGCTGAGGCAAAGCGTTGCCTCCAGTGTAAAAGGGCACCATGTGTTTCTGGCTGTCCGGTAGAGATTGATATTCCAGGGTTTATAAAATTTATCGCCGAAGGAGATTTCAAGTCAGCTATCAAACGGATTAAGGAAAAAAATGTTTTACCTGCAGTCTGTGGGCGGGTTTGCCCGCAGGAGACACAGTGCGAACAGGTCTGCACCCTGGCGAAGAAGTTCGAACCAGTTGCCATTGGTAGATTGGAGCGATTTGCCGCGGACTACGAAGCGGCGCAGGGTGAAGCACCAATCCCGGAATTGCCACCCCCGACTGGCAAAAAGGTCGCAGTAATTGGTTCAGGTCCAGGGGGGTTGACTGTTGCTGGTGACCTCATCAGGATGGGTCATGCCGTCACAATATTTGAGGCATTGCATAAGCCCGGAGGTGTACTCGTTTATGGGATCCCAGAATTTCGTCTGCCCAAGGCAATCGTGTATCGGGAGGTTGATTATCTGGTCCGTTGCGGGGTAAAACTCGTTTTGAACTTTATTGTTGGTAAGACCGCCACGATCGACCAGTTATTGAAAGAATTTGATGCTGTCTATATTGGCACTGGTGCCGGTCTACCCTGGTTTATGAATATTCCGGGTGAGAACTTAAATGGAGTATATTCGGCAAATGAATATTTGACGCGTTCCAATTTGATGAAGGCTTATCTTTTCCCCGAGTATGATACTCCCATCGTCCGGGGAAAAAGGGTGGCGGTGATCGGCGGTGGGAATGTGGCGATGGATTGTGCGCGCACCGCATTAAGGTTGGGTGCAGACGAGGTCCATATCGTCTATCGTCGTAGTAAACAGGAGATGCCGGCACGGGCAGAAGAGATACACCATGCCGAGGAAGAAGGCGTGATATTTGACTGGCTTACCCTTCCGGTCCGCTATATTGGCGATGAAAAGGGTTGGGTGAAAGCGATGGAGTGTATCAAGATGCAACTCGGCGAGCCAGATGCCTCAGGAAGGAGGAAGCCAGTGCCGATCGAGGGGTCTAATTATACTGTACCGGTGGATACTGTCATCTGTGCTATCGGTCAGGGACCGAACCCTCTCATTCCCCAGACGACACCGGATTTGAAAGCTGGGAAATGGGGGAATATTGAAGTTGATAAGGCGACGATGAAGACCTCAAAGCCTAAATGCTGGGCAGGCGGTGATGTCGTGCGTGGTGGTGCGACGGTAATTCTTGCCATGGGCGATGCCCGGATTGCCGCACGCTCCATAGATGAATATCTTAGAACCGGGGTCTGGTAAATAATAAGTAAATCTAAAGTTTTATCCCTTTAAATCTCCCGTTCATTGTTTGGATAAAATAGACGCCTTTTGGTAGGGCATTGACATCGATTTCAAAATGGGTCGTCGGCAATAATTTTTCCTTTTTTAAGATGCATCTACCTGCGCCGTCATAGAGCATGAGTTTGGTGGTTGGTTGGGTTGTTACGATCAGCAATTTCCGGTGAAAAGGATTCGGGAATACTTTTAATTTTTCATCCCGGTTACTACCAATCCTTTCTTCCACTCCCACCCCGAGGTAGAGATTGAAATTGGTACACGGATGAGCCCAATTGACATGGCCGGTCAACTGGGAATCAGTCTGATAACCTGGGGCACTTGCTTTTACCCAATAAACCCAGGGCAAAAGGCTATCAATTGAATAAGAACCGTCAACGGCGGTATAAGTGGTACAGGTTTTATAGTAGGGTGGAGTATTGATAATTGTAGCGTAATAGGTGGCGGTCGCAATGACGCGGGCGTTTTCCAAGGGATTGCCACTCGCGTCATAGATATGTCCAGAGATGAGACAGCCAGGATAATCATCATTATCGGCACCAAAGGTGGGAGTAGAATCCAGATACCAATCCCAGCCAAGATTATATCCCCCTAAATCATAATAGTAAAAATGGAATTTAGCACACGAATAATGGGTGGGCGGAGTAGGTGCCCATTGTGGATATGGTATGGAATCCCACAATGCCATAAAATTTCCTCCCCGAGTTTTGATGAAACCGGTATCATCAGGTAAAGAGAAATTGCCGCTGAGCATTGAGAAGTCAATGACCTTATAACCCATGCCGGGTAGATAGATCTGGGTGTCAATAAAGGATTGGCCTGCAGGTGTGAAGAGCTGGGTATTCAAAAGCGGGAAAGAATCAGGATAAATTGTATCCAGACTTGCACTCCGGAAATAGCGGAACTCAATCCGTTCGGAGTCAGTAGGGGCTACTTGAAATTCATTGACGATCACCTCATATATAGGATTGGCCCCGAGCATTATTGCCATAATACTTATTATCAAATATCGATTCATAACACCTCCTTAATATCACAAAGATTTGTGATTCAGGAGACAAATCTTCAAAGATCAGCGTAGCAAAATTATCTTTTCTCTGTGTATTTTACCTCCCACTGTTAAATTTAAAAAGTATACGCCACTCGGCAATGGACGATTTTCCTCATCAGTGCCAAACCATACTATTCCTAATGGAAACGGAGTGGATGATGTCAAGTCAAATTTTTTGACCGTGCGACCATAGATATCATAAATCAAGATCTTCTCTCGACACCACGACTTTGGAAATTTGATTACACAATGGTCATTAAAAGGATTTGGATAGATTTCTAAT
Proteins encoded in this region:
- a CDS encoding sulfide/dihydroorotate dehydrogenase-like FAD/NAD-binding protein is translated as MVKILKKELLVPNIHFMVLESDVIHLNAKAGEFVVVRADEKGERIPLNLVDWDEHSISVVFMEVGTSTRKLGCLQPGEMIADLAGPLGKPTEMVTDKRILALGGCYGIGALYPVLRAFKENGNTVITAIEARSSFLLYWQEKLKKYSDELFEITRDGTKGFVGHVDKFLNEYLTKTSVDMIYAQGCTYLTYLVSQTTKPMGIKTVVGLNPIMIDATGMCGVCRVIINGETKFACVDGPEFDGHAVDWENLLTRRHIYINEERQSLSFYECEKYG
- the gltA gene encoding NADPH-dependent glutamate synthase, whose product is MPEKIIPKKTPMREQPPKERIKNFNEVPYGYSPEEAIAEAKRCLQCKRAPCVSGCPVEIDIPGFIKFIAEGDFKSAIKRIKEKNVLPAVCGRVCPQETQCEQVCTLAKKFEPVAIGRLERFAADYEAAQGEAPIPELPPPTGKKVAVIGSGPGGLTVAGDLIRMGHAVTIFEALHKPGGVLVYGIPEFRLPKAIVYREVDYLVRCGVKLVLNFIVGKTATIDQLLKEFDAVYIGTGAGLPWFMNIPGENLNGVYSANEYLTRSNLMKAYLFPEYDTPIVRGKRVAVIGGGNVAMDCARTALRLGADEVHIVYRRSKQEMPARAEEIHHAEEEGVIFDWLTLPVRYIGDEKGWVKAMECIKMQLGEPDASGRRKPVPIEGSNYTVPVDTVICAIGQGPNPLIPQTTPDLKAGKWGNIEVDKATMKTSKPKCWAGGDVVRGGATVILAMGDARIAARSIDEYLRTGVW
- a CDS encoding carboxypeptidase regulatory-like domain-containing protein, which produces MNRYLIISIMAIMLGANPIYEVIVNEFQVAPTDSERIEFRYFRSASLDTIYPDSFPLLNTQLFTPAGQSFIDTQIYLPGMGYKVIDFSMLSGNFSLPDDTGFIKTRGGNFMALWDSIPYPQWAPTPPTHYSCAKFHFYYYDLGGYNLGWDWYLDSTPTFGADNDDYPGCLISGHIYDASGNPLENARVIATATYYATIINTPPYYKTCTTYTAVDGSYSIDSLLPWVYWVKASAPGYQTDSQLTGHVNWAHPCTNFNLYLGVGVEERIGSNRDEKLKVFPNPFHRKLLIVTTQPTTKLMLYDGAGRCILKKEKLLPTTHFEIDVNALPKGVYFIQTMNGRFKGIKL